The Sedimentisphaera salicampi genome includes a region encoding these proteins:
- a CDS encoding SDR family oxidoreductase, translating into MGKTAVITGAAGKLGVDITSSLARNGFNCLCLYNRSEAKAFSIAEHIRKGWNVSAAAVQADLAGEDTEQVYEKIKQSLASLNTDRTVLINSASIFKKDSELAEDEDIIRLNAIVPEKLSRCLFEDEKAGLESVVNISDAAAGLSWPSYNKYCRSKAELNNSTLLLAREFAPRVRVNAVSPGLINTEGLTDKEVKWLIGKIPLKRRGSGRDVSNAIVFLIKNSYITGQIINIDGGRTLND; encoded by the coding sequence ATGGGTAAAACAGCAGTAATAACCGGCGCTGCCGGCAAGCTCGGCGTTGATATCACTTCATCGCTCGCAAGAAACGGCTTCAACTGCCTCTGCCTCTACAACCGCAGTGAAGCCAAGGCGTTTTCAATTGCAGAGCACATCAGGAAGGGATGGAACGTTTCTGCAGCTGCCGTTCAGGCAGACCTTGCAGGCGAGGATACAGAGCAGGTGTATGAAAAGATAAAGCAGAGCCTTGCGAGCCTCAATACTGACAGAACAGTGCTGATTAACTCGGCGAGTATATTCAAAAAAGACAGCGAGCTTGCTGAAGATGAGGATATTATCAGGCTGAACGCAATAGTTCCAGAGAAGCTTTCTCGGTGCCTCTTCGAAGACGAGAAGGCGGGGCTTGAGAGTGTTGTGAATATTTCAGACGCCGCAGCGGGTCTCAGCTGGCCTTCATACAACAAATACTGCCGCTCGAAGGCGGAGCTGAATAATTCCACTCTGCTGCTTGCCAGAGAGTTTGCACCAAGGGTTCGAGTTAATGCGGTCTCTCCAGGGCTTATAAACACTGAAGGCCTTACTGACAAGGAAGTTAAATGGCTTATTGGCAAGATTCCGCTAAAACGCAGGGGAAGCGGAAGAGATGTATCAAACGCTATTGTTTTTCTAATCAAAAACAGCTACATAACCGGCCAGATCATCAATATCGACGGCGGCAGAACACTCAACGACTGA
- a CDS encoding endonuclease III domain-containing protein: MIQERLIEIYEILLNRFGRQDWWPGDSRFEIAVGAILTQNTNWNNVEKAINNIKAENMLAPESLYSCPDDKLTELIRPAGYFNVKAKRLKAFLKWLIEDHGADIDSLENIYAGDLREELLSIKGIGRETADSIILYCLDKPCFVVDAYTARIFIRHQFIDETADYEQIKELFESALPEESKLYNEYHALIVQLGKDYCKKRRPLCDKCPLGHLPRSLEEEY, translated from the coding sequence ATGATTCAGGAAAGACTTATTGAAATTTACGAAATCCTGCTTAACAGATTCGGCAGGCAGGACTGGTGGCCCGGGGACAGCCGATTTGAAATAGCAGTTGGGGCGATTCTCACTCAAAATACAAACTGGAACAACGTTGAGAAAGCGATAAACAATATAAAGGCTGAAAATATGCTTGCCCCCGAAAGCCTTTACAGCTGCCCGGACGATAAGCTCACCGAGCTTATACGCCCAGCAGGGTATTTCAATGTTAAGGCAAAGAGGCTGAAAGCTTTCCTGAAATGGCTCATTGAAGATCACGGCGCAGATATAGACTCGCTCGAAAACATTTATGCAGGCGATTTGCGGGAGGAGCTTCTGAGCATCAAGGGCATCGGAAGGGAAACCGCAGATTCTATCATCCTCTACTGCCTCGATAAGCCGTGTTTCGTTGTGGATGCATACACAGCAAGGATATTTATCCGCCATCAGTTTATAGACGAAACGGCGGATTACGAACAAATCAAAGAGCTTTTCGAAAGCGCTCTTCCGGAAGAGAGCAAACTTTACAATGAGTATCACGCTCTGATAGTGCAGCTGGGGAAAGATTACTGCAAAAAACGCAGACCTTTGTGCGATAAATGCCCGCTGGGGCATCTGCCGCGCAGTTTGGAAGAAGAATACTGA
- a CDS encoding formylglycine-generating enzyme family protein, which translates to MKNLAVICVLLYSSILFANSAPEVTNVQANQRTDGSGIVEISYTLSDADGDACQISAAVSDDGGETYSITPTDLSGDTGGNITPGSRTIYWNSKADLPGEYGENYRVKITADDGQSPEGPAGMVWVYIDDPGVSGHEGFTGYMSKYETTNAQYCQYLNDALASGDIEMNNYNIYGSSGDYSGQIYYDMDDTHAQISYSDGSFYVKTRDGYDMSDHPVVEVSWYGAIGFCEYYGYRLPTEWEWQAAADYDGSYTYGCGTSIDHSKANYDDDNPLGLSGWPYTTPVGYYPAFGYGLCDMAGNAWEWTNSIYSDNYRVLRGGSWYYYDYNCSVSYRFSYVPYYASYGGIRAVRP; encoded by the coding sequence ATGAAAAATTTAGCAGTTATTTGTGTATTGTTGTACTCAAGCATTCTTTTTGCCAATTCTGCGCCGGAAGTTACTAACGTACAAGCCAATCAGAGAACCGATGGCTCGGGGATTGTTGAGATCTCTTACACGCTATCCGATGCCGACGGAGACGCCTGCCAAATCTCAGCGGCCGTAAGCGACGACGGCGGAGAGACATATTCAATCACCCCAACCGACCTCTCAGGCGATACAGGGGGAAATATCACTCCGGGCAGCAGAACTATATACTGGAACAGCAAAGCTGATCTCCCGGGAGAATACGGAGAGAACTACAGGGTGAAAATTACTGCCGATGACGGGCAGTCTCCCGAAGGGCCTGCGGGGATGGTCTGGGTTTATATTGATGATCCCGGAGTAAGCGGTCATGAAGGCTTTACCGGTTATATGAGCAAGTATGAGACGACAAACGCCCAGTACTGCCAATACCTCAATGACGCCCTTGCCTCGGGCGATATTGAAATGAATAACTACAACATTTACGGCAGCAGCGGGGATTATTCAGGCCAGATTTACTACGATATGGATGATACACATGCCCAGATATCCTACTCAGACGGCTCTTTCTATGTTAAAACCCGAGACGGGTATGACATGAGCGACCATCCTGTAGTGGAGGTAAGCTGGTATGGAGCGATTGGCTTCTGCGAATACTACGGCTACAGGCTCCCCACAGAGTGGGAGTGGCAGGCTGCGGCAGACTACGACGGCTCATATACCTACGGCTGCGGAACCAGCATAGACCACAGCAAGGCCAATTATGATGATGACAACCCGCTCGGCCTATCAGGCTGGCCATATACAACCCCGGTCGGCTATTACCCAGCCTTCGGCTACGGCCTGTGCGATATGGCGGGAAATGCTTGGGAATGGACAAACTCTATCTACAGTGATAACTATCGTGTTCTCCGCGGCGGCAGCTGGTACTACTACGACTACAACTGCTCCGTCTCGTACCGGTTCAGCTACGTCCCGTACTATGCCAGCTATGGCGGGATCCGTGCTGTGCGTCCGTAG
- a CDS encoding sensor histidine kinase, producing the protein MKENNKNQNNAAEEDLQQLAYAVSHDMREPLRMIASYLQLIEMELENKFTEDTRAYMDNALKGARDLNGFIDGLVEFSRVTTDAHKFELTDLNETIEDVKLDMRNEISESGAEVTASDMPEARVDETQILQLFRHIIDNSIKFRTESAPKIHIKAAEKDGLIEFTVSDNGIGMEPDKTHKAAGFFTKLNPREEYPGCGMGLAVVKRIVQRHGGELKINSAPQKGTDIIFTIMP; encoded by the coding sequence ATGAAAGAAAACAACAAAAATCAAAACAACGCAGCGGAAGAAGACCTTCAGCAGCTCGCTTACGCTGTATCTCATGATATGCGGGAGCCGCTCAGGATGATTGCAAGCTACCTTCAGCTTATTGAGATGGAGCTTGAAAATAAATTCACAGAAGATACGAGAGCCTATATGGATAATGCCCTTAAAGGGGCGAGAGATTTAAACGGATTTATCGACGGTCTCGTGGAATTTTCGAGGGTAACAACAGATGCGCATAAATTTGAGCTTACCGACCTGAATGAAACAATTGAGGATGTGAAGCTGGATATGCGAAATGAGATCTCAGAAAGCGGAGCCGAGGTAACTGCTTCGGATATGCCCGAGGCAAGGGTGGATGAAACGCAGATCCTCCAGCTCTTCCGTCATATTATTGACAATTCAATAAAGTTTCGAACCGAGTCGGCCCCTAAAATCCATATAAAAGCAGCAGAAAAAGACGGACTCATAGAATTTACCGTAAGCGATAACGGAATAGGGATGGAGCCTGATAAGACGCACAAAGCTGCGGGATTTTTCACAAAGCTTAATCCCCGCGAGGAGTATCCCGGCTGCGGGATGGGGCTTGCAGTGGTCAAGAGGATTGTTCAAAGGCATGGCGGTGAGCTGAAAATAAATTCAGCTCCGCAGAAAGGCACAGATATAATTTTTACAATTATGCCGTAA
- a CDS encoding MltA domain-containing protein, with protein sequence MKRLAILACAAGIMLLFTGCKTVEKEEIDYNAPLLPGEDALVKITDPAKLPDFRRACRNLYSLEKAIDNSLNYLAKPSSENHFPMQGITHSEVKESLNLFKDIIHSGLNPAQMSDRIKSEFDVYMSVGCDKRGTVLFTGYYTPIFSGSFEKTERFKYPLYKSPDDLVKADNGQILGRENASGEIVPYPPRRELVDSGMLDGLELIYLEDPFEVYIAHVQGSAKIKLPDGRLITVGYDATNGHEYKSISEKVSSVSGIPMDEMSLRAMIDYFSANTGQVEDIVAQNPRFVFFRKSEGPPHGSINEPVTRMRTIATDKSIFPRAALTFLDTSLPRLVGENVVIYPYQGFMLDQDTGGAIRAPGRCDVYMGQGAKAGEVAGKTYEEGKLYYLIAK encoded by the coding sequence ATGAAAAGACTGGCTATACTCGCCTGCGCAGCAGGAATAATGCTCTTATTCACGGGCTGTAAGACGGTAGAAAAAGAAGAAATCGATTATAACGCCCCTCTGCTTCCCGGGGAGGATGCGCTTGTAAAGATTACTGATCCGGCCAAGCTTCCGGATTTCAGAAGGGCATGCAGGAATCTATACAGCCTTGAAAAGGCTATAGACAACAGCCTCAATTATCTTGCCAAGCCCTCCTCCGAGAACCATTTCCCTATGCAGGGAATAACACACAGCGAGGTGAAAGAAAGCTTGAATCTTTTCAAGGATATTATTCATTCCGGGCTGAATCCCGCCCAGATGTCGGACAGGATAAAAAGCGAGTTTGATGTCTATATGTCTGTAGGCTGCGATAAGCGGGGTACAGTGCTTTTCACCGGCTACTACACGCCGATATTCAGCGGCTCATTCGAGAAAACAGAAAGATTTAAGTATCCGCTGTACAAATCTCCGGATGATTTGGTTAAGGCAGACAACGGCCAGATCCTCGGCAGAGAAAACGCATCTGGAGAGATTGTGCCCTATCCGCCAAGGAGAGAGCTGGTTGATTCAGGGATGCTTGATGGGCTCGAACTGATCTACCTTGAAGACCCTTTCGAGGTTTATATAGCACACGTGCAGGGCTCAGCTAAGATAAAGCTCCCCGACGGCAGGCTCATTACCGTAGGCTATGACGCCACAAACGGGCATGAGTATAAATCCATCTCGGAAAAGGTAAGCAGCGTTTCCGGGATACCAATGGACGAGATGAGCCTTCGTGCTATGATAGATTATTTCAGCGCAAACACCGGGCAGGTGGAGGATATTGTGGCTCAAAACCCAAGATTCGTTTTCTTCCGCAAATCAGAAGGCCCGCCTCACGGGAGCATAAACGAACCGGTAACAAGAATGCGCACTATCGCAACAGACAAGAGCATTTTCCCGAGAGCAGCCCTTACGTTCCTCGATACTTCTCTGCCGCGACTTGTGGGGGAGAATGTGGTCATATATCCGTATCAGGGCTTTATGCTTGATCAGGACACCGGCGGAGCGATCAGGGCTCCGGGCAGGTGTGATGTGTATATGGGGCAGGGAGCCAAGGCCGGCGAAGTAGCCGGGAAGACCTACGAAGAAGGCAAACTCTACTATCTGATTGCGAAATAA
- a CDS encoding MBL fold metallo-hydrolase, whose product MKVISLQSGSRGNCIYVETSETSLLFDAGISGKAAKARLAAFGKDIRDVSGLFISHDHSDHIKNAGVFSRKFGHKLLVSEKTYQSRSGGLGDVEILHHFHSGEKIQLGGICVETHPTPHDGVNPCAFVIEAEGKRLGILTDLGFAFPELSEIISGLDAVMLESNFDPYMLDNGPYPYSVRSRIKGDGGHISNQQAAALLMENANDNLSWACLSHISENNNTPQKALEAFQKAMQPSGKNISLFTASQREAACMPEV is encoded by the coding sequence TTGAAAGTAATATCGCTTCAGTCCGGCAGCAGAGGCAACTGCATATACGTTGAAACCAGTGAGACGAGTCTGCTATTCGATGCAGGAATAAGCGGAAAGGCCGCCAAGGCAAGGCTCGCAGCCTTCGGGAAAGACATCAGGGATGTAAGCGGGCTTTTCATCTCGCACGATCACAGCGACCATATCAAAAACGCAGGCGTATTCAGCCGAAAGTTCGGGCATAAGCTTTTAGTCTCAGAAAAAACATACCAATCCAGAAGCGGCGGGCTTGGAGATGTTGAAATCCTTCATCATTTCCATAGTGGCGAGAAAATCCAGCTTGGCGGGATATGTGTGGAAACTCACCCAACGCCTCACGACGGGGTTAATCCTTGTGCATTTGTGATAGAGGCAGAGGGCAAGCGTCTCGGGATACTCACCGATCTGGGCTTTGCATTTCCTGAGCTCTCGGAGATAATAAGCGGGCTTGATGCTGTGATGCTCGAGAGCAATTTCGACCCCTATATGCTCGATAACGGCCCATATCCCTACAGCGTGCGCAGCAGGATCAAAGGCGACGGCGGGCACATCTCAAACCAGCAGGCAGCTGCTCTCCTTATGGAAAACGCAAACGACAATCTCAGCTGGGCTTGTCTTTCGCATATCTCAGAGAACAACAACACCCCCCAAAAAGCACTTGAGGCCTTTCAAAAGGCTATGCAGCCTTCAGGAAAGAATATTTCGCTTTTTACCGCAAGCCAGAGGGAGGCTGCATGTATGCCGGAGGTTTAA